A region of Paramormyrops kingsleyae isolate MSU_618 chromosome 17, PKINGS_0.4, whole genome shotgun sequence DNA encodes the following proteins:
- the LOC111860289 gene encoding CLOCK-interacting pacemaker — translation MPKEQLCLGERVPRGASKNAKDKSNSAALLSSRGRAGVNEDSGRQGSCCSSEKDSGYSDTGSDSLQTDVEDQHGGTRKQWCGAVRGVSLHSTGKPISAAADFRELPPIYILKNVVLKQPLPVPPSPDQLLHPQLAWGGAGLSGQAPTQLLLIPQPGVTASSPAPMQLLKTQPSKGAGGSKINKGSYLPILNSYPRIAPHPNKKIPEQNKGGSKGSTEGHSLSKRVRVEDRRELVSMPPQNLRQHNHPQHESKPLPTPHLHTRAPGSSGATVHAQQCVPSPHHSHPPPRSPAPPSPISLEVSAPQPPPRLTCKHNPGRHRRFLNTVEILSQSGLLDITMRTQELLRQSASSERDIAQLRHHTQLLCQAAHEGPSTCGAWEKLCRAMVESGWYPALGGCDPSLFCDALGQLSPAGKVDASWRSDTGVAVGRSSLGEEAYPPSPLLAPSPDSAQHSPPPPPPQQTTNKGGARSPPGATVPPDSSTHGWLP, via the exons ATGCCGAAGGAGCAGCTCTGTTTGGGAGAGCGAGTGCCCCGCGGAGCCAGCAAAAATGCCAAGGACAAAAGCAACAGCGCCGCCCTGCTGTCATCCCGAGGGAGAGCAGGCGTGAATGAGGACTCTGGCAGGCAGGGCTCATGCTGCAGTTCAGAGAAGGACTCTGGCTATTCTG ACACTGGCTCAGACTCGCTGCAGACGGATGTGGAGGACCAGCATGGTGGGACGCGGAAGCAGTGGTGCGGTGCCGTCCGGGGTGTGTCTCTTCACAGCACTGGGAAGCCCATCTCAGCTGCTGCTGACTTCCGGGAACTGCCCCCCATCTACATCCTCAAAAATGTGGTTCTTAAACAG CCCCTCCCGGTGCCACCTAGCCCTGATCAGCTGCTGCATCCCCAGCTTGCCTGGGGGGGTGCAGGGCTTAGTGGCCAGGCCCCAACACAGCTCCTGCTCATCCCGCAGCCGGGAGTCACTGCCTCTTCCCCCGCCCCCATGCAGCTGCTCAAGACGCAGCCGTCTAAGGGAGCTGGTGGTAGCAAGATTAACAAGGGCTCTTACCTCCCTATATTGAACTCCTACCCTCGCATTGCCCCCCATCCGAACAAGAAAATCCCAGAGCAGAACAAGGGGGGCAGTAAAGGCAGCACTGAGGGTCACAGTCTGAGCAAGCGGGTGCGTGTGGAGGACCGGAGGGAGCTCGTGTCCATGCCCCCACAGAACCTCAGGCAGCACAATCACCCTCAGCATGAGAGCAAGCCCCTTCCTACCCCCCACCTCCACACACGTGCCCCGGGCAGCAGTGGTGCCACAGTCCATGCCCAGCAGTGCGTGCCCTCTCCCCACCACAGTCACCCACCACCCCGCAGTCCAGCCCCCCCCTCGCCCATCTCCCTGGAAGTCTCcgccccccagccaccccccaGGCTGACCTGTAAGCACAATCCGGGCCGGCACCGCCGTTTCCTCAACACCGTGGAGATCCTGAGCCAGTCAGGGCTGCTGGACATCACCATGCGCACGCAGGAGCTGCTGCGGCAGAGCGCGTCCAGCGAGCGCGACATCGCCCAGCTCCGGCATCACACCCAGCTGCTGTGCCAGGCCGCGCATGAGGGGCCCAGCACCTGCGGCGCCTGGGAGAAGCTCTGCCGGGCCATGGTGGAGTCCGGCTGGTATCCGGCCCTCGGTGGCTGCGACCCGAGCCTCTTCTGCGATGCCCTCGGCCAGCTTTCCCCTGCCGGGAAGGTGGATGCGAGCTGGAGGAGCGACACCGGTGTCGCCGTCGGCAGAAGCAGCCTCGGCGAGGAAGCATACCCGCCCTCCCCTCTCCTGGCTCCCTCTCCCGACTCGGCACAGCACagtcccccccctcctccacctcAGCAAACGACAAACAAGGGTGGCGCTAGATCTCCTCCGGGTGCCACCGTGCCCCCTGACAGCTCCACCCATGGTTGGCTGCCCTAA
- the ccnp gene encoding cyclin-P — MAETGFCDSRPMDLHKKTEEKRAPLRTWANACVPKERRLPAASEEPRVLLCKAEPERRWDRRLPLTAEDGIIMDYVEQEDASHTDGREEAALLLRLHGLHRLQVLLPSLLHREVELAMENLGLIYDRTYAWDVFSDMMRSQLRYTFPSAALPKPFTETTHAILVDWLIQVHDIFHFSEETLYLAIYLLNRAMRQIKVSIYHLQLLGIVCLFLAAKKEECLLPEISELCYLMDNSYGKRQLLRMERKVLCELEFELSHCPPLHFLLLSATIARCSNKVVWMARYLLELSLLESQCAVFQPVELASAALCLARQVLQEPLTPEGETAWCVAASLLSCSEPTLQRIMQVLAVAAAQAQGRETRASFMKFSTVETLHVSTHPALLGAPRLLGLPCPQTRAQTREGTL, encoded by the exons TGTGTCCCCAAGGAGCGCCGGCTGCCGGCAGCCAGTGAGGAGCCCCGGGTGCTGCTTTGCAAAGCCGAACCAGAGCGCAGATGG GACCGGAGGCTGCCGTTAACTGCAGAAGATGGGATCATCATGGACTATGTTGAGCAGGAGGATGCCTCACACACAG ATGGCCGGGAGGAGGCGGCCTTGTTGCTGCGTCTGCATGGCCTGCACAGACTTCAGGTACTGCTGCCAAGCCTGTTGCATCGGGAGGTGGAGCTGGCCATGGAGAATCTGGGTCTCATCTATGATCGCACTTATGCCTGGGATGTCTTCTCGGACATGATG AGAAGCCAGTTGCGATATACCTTCCCAAGTGCTGCACTTCCCAAACCCTTTACCGAAACTACCCATGCCATCCTGGTGGACTGGCTCATTCAGGTTCAT GATATCTTCCACTTCTCTGAGGAGACTCTCTATCTAGCCATCTACTTACTAAACCGTGCAATGCGCCAGATCAAGGTGTCCATCTACCATCTGCAGCTGTTGGGAATAGTTTGTCTCTTTCTGGCTGCCAAGAAAGAGGAGTGCTTGCTACCTGAG ATATCTGAGCTCTGCTACCTGATGGACAACAGCTATGGCAAACGGCAGCTTCTCCGCATGGAACGTAAAGTTCTGTGTGAGCTCGAATTTGAGCTTTCTCACTGCCCTCCCCTGCACTTTCTGTTGCTCTCTGCTACCATTGCCCGCTGCAGCAACAAG GTAGTGTGGATGGCCCGATACCTACTAGAGCTTTCCTTGCTAGAAAGCCAGTGTGCTGTTTTCCAGCCAGTAGAACTGGCCAGTGCTGCCCTCTGCCTTGCTCGTCAGGTACTACAGGAGCCCCTCACTCCTGAGGGTGAGACAGCCTGGTGTGTTGCTGCCAGTCTCCTCTCATGCAG TGAGCCCACTCTCCAGAGGATTATGCAGGTCCTGGCAGTGGCAGCAGCCCAAGCGCAAGGGCGGGAGACCCGCGCCTCCTTTATGAAGTTCTCCACTGTTGAGACCCTGCATGTCAGCACGCACCCGGCCCTGCTGGGTGCACCACGTCTTCTGGGCCTTCCCTGCCCTCAGACCCGAGCCCAGACGCGGGAAGGAACACTGTAA